The Prunus dulcis chromosome 5, ALMONDv2, whole genome shotgun sequence genomic sequence TTGACGTCTCTTTCAGTTTTCCCAGGTTAGATTCTGTTCtcatattttcttgcatttcgtAATTTGCATATGCATGATTGCCACCGACATTACTCATTTCGTATGAACAGCTGAGCCAAGTTTCTAATGCATATTGGGTTCTAGTCTGGTTGAATGTTTCAGGGTGGTTGTTCCATTTTACTTTTCTCTTTGCATTATTGAGGAGCATACATTATTTTGTAACTAGAGTGCAGTTGTAGCAAATTGTGTCTCAGATGTTTGAAAttgctattttcttttcaaaccGGCCTTGTgattaacattttcttttcttctttgcaaTGCAGGTTGCAGCAATTAGTAACTCGGGGCTTGACCGCCACAATTTGCACTGCAGCTTCTTTTTCAGGTCATTGTCTCAGAGTTATAATAAAAACCATTCCAGGTTTGTTTTGCCTTTGTCAATTTCATTGATTATGAAgtatgaaatatgaaatatataatttttatgatTACTATTGGTACTCGATATTATTCCATAGCAACAAGACATTAGTGATCATCTTTTCATTCAAGTATTAAAAGGCAACTCTAGCAAATAGCTTGAGCTGGCTTTTTATCTTCAGCCCCTTTCCTAAATGTAGGCAGGAACACTTCATAAAAAGCCTTCGACTCTTGAGAAGAAGTATATGCAATTACTTTGTTTTGAATAAACACTTACTTGCTGTGCAGCAGCCATAgaagtttctctctctagtgTTCAAAAGGAGCAGACTTGCCCCAACCAGAGGCACATAAATAATGTTTACCATTACCATGAGTTTTATAGTTAAGCTCCAAAGCTAGATGCCACTCCCAAGTAGCTGATCATGGATTCCACATCAAGTTAcagcaaaacagaaaatggaGGGGTCACCAGCTCAAGTTTTCATGCTGGCACAGATAGTTCAGAACAAGTTGTAAATGGTAATGGTGAGACTGAAGGTGAGGAAAGCTAGCTGTCTCCAATTGACACAGCTATACATCTCTAATGTGTAACAATCTAAaactttttcttgtttttgaaattgattttgcAGGCAAGCGGCGAACATATTTAGTGGAGTGGTTAAATAGTTTACTTCCTACTTTAGGTTTACCAAAAAATGCTTCAGATGAGGACTTGAGATCATGCTTGATTGATGGTACCATTTTATGTCGGATATTGAACCGGCTTAAACCTGGTTTTGTGGATGAGGTTGATTGATAGTCTTTTCTCATCcccttttttacttttaactTTATGAGTTGTTCTACAAGTTAGTGATTGGATGTCTGGTTTActttcaatttgcatattctattatAGGGGGGTAAATCAGATCAGGATTCAGTGCCATCCTCAGAAAATGTTGCAAGGTTTCGGGCAGCTATGGATGTACTGGGGGTTCCCAAATTTGACATGTCGGACCTAGAGAAGGTATCTgtcaatatcacttgtatattTACAGTTTCTTTGCAATGTGCATTTGAAATCCagttttaatgttttattcttaaacaatttgtAAGTATATGCTTTTCGTGCATGTGTAAGTTTATATAgcataattttttggtatatGCATTATGAATACCTGTATTGAATGTTATTTTGGCTTAACATACTTGTCATAGTGTACTTGTTGGGTAACTGCCTCCCAAAGATTTTTCTTGTTCGTCTATGTCTTCTGCCCTCCTTCCCACCCacatgctctctctctctctctctctctctctctctctctctctctctctctcagccaCATTTTTCGGATTCATGTTATGCAGGGATCTATGAAGACTGTCACAGACTGTCTTTTAACACTTAAAGCACAGTTTATGCCAAATGTTATGGGAGATGGCTTTTCTATAACAAGTCCAACTACTAAATCTGACAACCAATCTACCCGTGGCCTTTTATCTCCATTATCCGTAGAAGAGAGGCGGAAGGTCTTGTCTGAGTCAAAATTTCAGCGCGCATTGCGTAGTCCTGTTATGTCAGGTATGGTTATTCACTTATACAGATTATATCCGTTGTGCATGGTAACTGGCTTATAGATAACAGTAAAATATCattcaaataataattcaagttAGCATGGTGTGATGGACAAAAGAAATTAGAGATGTAGCACACTTTAGCAGTTTTGGTGCCGTATCAAAACCATGTGCTAATTTTCCTTAgtcaaattttggttttgctgATATGATATACCTTTGTTTGGTtcagttgaaaaaaaaaaaaagcttttgCATGCTGTTTTCTTAATCCAAACAGTTGATGTTTGATGCAAATTTACTTTCCACAGAGCCATCAGCTGCACTAATGCATCACGTTGGACATAAGTTCCACGAGGTGTTTCAGATGAAGCAAGGATGCTATGCTGATCTTCCTGCTgcaaaaatttcagaaatgaTGAAACCCAACAGTTTAGATGTAAGTTGTCAATGGACCAGGAAACTGAATCAGGTTTTCGTTTTGTGATCTCATCAGTTTGATGCATCCTTAATGCATTTCAGCATCTCTTGTTGCAGAACGCGCCAACTCAGTCACTTTTGAGTGTTGTAAATGGAATTCTTGATGAAAGTGTTGAAAGAAAGAGTGGTGAAATACCTCATGTATGGAAATCAGAAAGCACATGATTGTGAAAAATAAGTACCTGTATTCAAATACAGTATGTACATGCATATTCAAGAAATACATAGTTTGAAAAATCTGGTCTGACATTGCATTTGTTTCACAGCGTGTGGCTTGTCTTCTGAGAAAAGTTGTCCAGGAGATTGAGCGGCGTATATCAACTCAAGCAGAGCATTTAAGAACTGTAATATGTTTTCATGAACATTTTTCACTTGTGACCCCATTAAGAAATGTTGTGTTAATTTCTTTATGGTTTTGTTTATCCAGCAAAACAACCTTTTTAAGGCTCGTGAAGAGAAATACCAGTCAAGAGTCAAAGTACTTGAAGCCCTTGCTTCCGGTACAAGTGAAGAAAGCCAGGTATGAAACATAATTCGAATAAATAGACCAGGAGCTGACAGCTTTCTATACAAATGTTTTGATGCGGTACCAATGTCTTACTTTTTAAGTGAAAATTTTCTGTTACAGCTCGTCATGAACCACCATCTTCAGCAAATTAAGGTATTTTTCAGAgacaataaatttattttctttcctttgtgCTATGCTATCCACTTCACCAATTGGCAgcaccaaattttcttttcacatGCCTTTACATTCTTGCCAAATTCTCCTCAGAGTTTTTTTCATTATGGATGTAAAGAAATTACCTTACACCTGATCATCTATCTGTTTAAGCAGTGAAAGAATTTGTATAGTTTTGCTACTTTCCACCTGCAGTTAGCAATCTTTCCTCATTATATGAATTTCAGAATATCTTTTAGTGGGAATGTTTACCATTGGCAGAATGAGAGAACCAGATTGgaagcaaagaagaaaatcgATGATGAGGATGTGATCAGATTGCTGAAAGAGAAGGATCAGAGCAACCTTGAAATTTCAGGTTTAAAGCAAGAGTTGGATATAGCCAAAAAGACATATGACTTGCGTTGCTTGCAAATGGAGACAGAAGCTAAAGGCGCTAGAGCAGAACTTGAACGTCTCTTGGAAGAGTCGAGGAATAAGGTAAAACAGCTTGAGGCAAATTCTGTGTCAAAGTTTCAGCTTTCTAAGGCAGAGATTGAagagaaagtaaaaggacTTGAAGGTCTCTTGGAAGAGTCAAAGAATAAGGTGAAAAAGCTTGAGGCAAATTCTGAGTCAAAATATCAGCTTTCTAAGGCAGAGCTTGAAGGGAGAGTAAAAGAACTTGAACGTCTCTTGGAAGAGTCAAAGAATAAGGTGAAAGAGCTTGAGGCGAATTCTGAGTCTAAATATCAGCTTTCTAAGGCAGCGCTTGAAGGGAGAATAAAGGAACTTGAAGGTTTCCTGGCAGAGTCAAGGAATAAGGTGAATGAGCTTGAGACAAATTCTGAGTCAAAATATCAGTTTTCTAAAGCAGAGCTTGAAGAGAGAATAAAAGAACTTGAACGCCTCTTGGCAGATTCAAGGAATGAGGTGAAACAACTTGTGGCAAATGCAAAGACAAAATGTAAAAGTTGGAACAAGAAAGAGCACGCTTGCTATAGCTTTATGGATTTTCAACTTGGTTCATTgaaggtattttttttatgtgaaattttatttttagcttTAATTGTATATGATGAATAGTATacatttttagaaaatttatgaaatattCAGGAACTGAGATTATCTTCGGAGTCCATTAAGCATGAAATTTTGAAGGCAGGACAAAGTTACACGGTGGAATTTAATCAATTAGGTGGGTTTGTCTATTGGAAAACTCTGTCTGTTTCCTACAGTTCGTGCTATAAAATTTTCACGGCTTATAACTGTCTTTTTTCAGGAATGAAGCTTCAAGCGTTAGCAGATGCTTCTGAGAACTATCATGCACTCCTTGGTGAAAATAGGAAGTTATTTAACGAAATTCAGGATCTCAAAGGTGCCAAAAAGATAAATTAGCTTTCTTTGGCTTGCATCTGATAGAAAACATTAGAGTTCTCTTCTTAACTTTCTTGTGCAGGAAACATTAGAGTGTATTGTCGAATAAGGCCATTTCTTCCGGGACAGAGAGAAAAACGGACATCGGTAGAACATGTTGGTGAAAATGGGGAACTGGTAGTTGCAGACCGCTCCAAACCAGGGAAAGAGGGTCATCGATTGTTTAAGTTTAATAAGGTCTTTGGTTCAGATGCAACTCAAGGTTAtccactatatatatatgtcatttTGTGTCTTCAATGTTGGATAAAACTTGTTTGATTGATCTGTTTTGAGAAACTTTTTCTTGAACATGATTTTGTCTTGACAAACTTATACAACTAATTTAACTGTTGGCAGCCGAGGTATACTCTGACACACAACCGTTGATTCGATCCGTGCTTGATGGATATAATGTTTGTATTTTTGCTTATGGTCAAACTGGATCTGGGAAAACTTACACAATGGTATGGACCATCGTTGTATCCTGATTTTGATCACACAACAATATTTTGAAAAGTTGTGAATGCTGATGATCTTTTATGTCTATTGTTTCCTCTCAGACTGGTCCTAATTCCTCAACTAAAGAGAACTGGGGGGTCAATTATCGAGCCTTAAATGACCTATTTGACATCTCTCAACGTAGAAAAAGCTCCATCACCTATGAAATTGGAGTTCAAATGGTTGAAATATATAACGAACAAGTGCGCGATTTACTATCCGGCGATGGTACTCAGAAAAAATATCCTTGTCAGTTATGAATTGTGCTTAAAATGGTGTTAACATTTGCATTTTGTTTTCACATTACTCTAAAACACTATATTATGTGAGTCAAAATCGTAgtttcattgattttggtAAGAATCCGTTGTTTCCCTTGATTTCCACACACTTGGGATTATGACACACTCTCAACCGAATGGGTTAGCTGTGCCAGATGCTAGCATGCACCCTGTCAAATCAACCTCAGATGTGATACAATTAATGGGTTTGGGACTTAAGAACAGAGTTGTTAGTGCCACCGCCCTAAACGAAAGAAGTAGTCGCTCCCATAGGTTTGTACATTTCATCTTGATGGAAACCTATCTGcacattatatattttctagtGGTTTGATGTTCACTTTGAATATGTGTATGCAGTGTTGTTACTGTTCATGTACGCGGGACGGATTTGAAGACTGGTTCTGCTTTGATTGGTAATCTTCATCTTGTAGATCTCGCGGGAAGCGAAAGAGTGGACCGCTCAGAGGTAATTGGAGATAGGCTAAAGGAAGCACAACACATAAACAAATCTCTATCTGCACTTGGAGATGTCATATTTGCTCTTTCACAAAAGAGCTCTCATGTACCATACAGAAATAGCAAGCTTACTCAAGTCCTTCAAAGTTCTCTCGGTACTACTTATTTGCTAGTTAGTTTCATTGAGTCAAAGACTTGCTATAGAgttgctttcttcttttttttccctaagaTTTGTCTTCCATCTTGCATagttttataaaatttatatagtGCTAGAATTTTCTGGTGTTTTGTAACAGGTGGGCAAGCAAAAACGCTTATGTTTGTGCAGCTTAATCCTGAAACAAGTTCATATTCTGAAAGTTTAAGTACTCTAAAGTTTGCTGAGAGGGTTGCTGGAGTTGAGCTGGGGGCTGCACGAAGCAACAAAGAGGGCAGGGATGTTAGAGAATTAATGGAACAGGTCCTCATTGTGAACTCGTTTGATTTGCTTTGAAGATCAAAAACTTTTTAAACAGATCAACTACCATGTATGATTGATGCTAAGAAATCCTTTTTCAACCGAGAAAGTATGCTCGTTATAGAAAACAATATTTAACATTCCTTCTgaaatatcaaagaaaaaaattgtaactAGTTTATTGGGCATGAGATATATAGTCAACAGCAATAAATAATGCATCAACAAGAAAATTGTTGCTTCCTGGCTTTGCAGGTGGCATCTCTCAAAGACACTATTGCTAAGAAGGATGGCGAGATCGAACGGTTGCTAAAAAACGATGTCCACAGTGAGAAGCGTGGGACAGGCTCGTTTAGGTATGAATCTTCCCATCCAAGCAGAGTTTCTAGAGGCGGGACTACTCCTAAGTGAAGCCAAACACCGTTAAGTGGGAAGGGCTTAGGACTTAAGGCAGCTTCTGATCCTGAAAAATGTGTGTTTTGTACAGTCATAAGCATTCTGAAGCTGAGCTCCAGAAGTCCATGCATGACATTAAACACCAAAATGATTTTCTCCGGCAATCAAAGGTTGCCGGAGGTGATATAGGTCAGCATAAACATGCAGATGCTGAGATGTTAGCATTTGGAGATGCAGATAGTGAGGAGAAATTAAGTGACATGTCTGACGGTGGTCTTTCTGCTGGAACAGAAACTGACGGCTCTGCGGACAGCATGAATTACCCTGAAAGTGCAAAATCTGATAACTCGGAAAGGTGTGTTACTTTCTCACTGCTTTCTCTCTTGCATTGCATACTGTTAGGCAGATTAAAATCACCCTATGCTGATTTATAAAACTTTATGTAATGCTTTTGGACAGTGGCTTAATTGGGTTAACCAAACACTTGTCTGTTCgtttattaaaattttctgtCCTTGTAAAGGAATGACTAAAGATTTGAAACTATAAATTCAGTGTGCGTTGGATTGGAGCCTGCCTCATATGTGAGCAGCTAGTATATATGGTATATATAAAACTGCTGTTTGTAATTATGAAAGGTGGTTTTATTTTCTGCAGGCCTAAAAGGCTTAGTAGGATTCCGCGACCGTCACTAAAACCAGGACAAACTTCAACATCTCCAGCATCAGGATCAAAGAGCTCTCCCAAGGTACCACCAGGTATTTTTGACCACTCTCTGCGGCGATTACTGTTTTTCTTAG encodes the following:
- the LOC117628686 gene encoding kinesin-like protein KIN-14C; the encoded protein is MDSTSSYSKTENGGVTSSSFHAGTDSSEQVVNGNGETEGKRRTYLVEWLNSLLPTLGLPKNASDEDLRSCLIDGTILCRILNRLKPGFVDEGGKSDQDSVPSSENVARFRAAMDVLGVPKFDMSDLEKGSMKTVTDCLLTLKAQFMPNVMGDGFSITSPTTKSDNQSTRGLLSPLSVEERRKVLSESKFQRALRSPVMSEPSAALMHHVGHKFHEVFQMKQGCYADLPAAKISEMMKPNSLDHLLLQNAPTQSLLSVVNGILDESVERKSGEIPHRVACLLRKVVQEIERRISTQAEHLRTQNNLFKAREEKYQSRVKVLEALASGTSEESQLVMNHHLQQIKNERTRLEAKKKIDDEDVIRLLKEKDQSNLEISGLKQELDIAKKTYDLRCLQMETEAKGARAELERLLEESRNKVKQLEANSVSKFQLSKAEIEEKVKGLEGLLEESKNKVKKLEANSESKYQLSKAELEGRVKELERLLEESKNKVKELEANSESKYQLSKAALEGRIKELEGFLAESRNKVNELETNSESKYQFSKAELEERIKELERLLADSRNEVKQLVANAKTKCKSWNKKEHACYSFMDFQLGSLKELRLSSESIKHEILKAGQSYTVEFNQLGMKLQALADASENYHALLGENRKLFNEIQDLKGNIRVYCRIRPFLPGQREKRTSVEHVGENGELVVADRSKPGKEGHRLFKFNKVFGSDATQAEVYSDTQPLIRSVLDGYNVCIFAYGQTGSGKTYTMTGPNSSTKENWGVNYRALNDLFDISQRRKSSITYEIGVQMVEIYNEQVRDLLSGDGTQKKLGIMTHSQPNGLAVPDASMHPVKSTSDVIQLMGLGLKNRVVSATALNERSSRSHSVVTVHVRGTDLKTGSALIGNLHLVDLAGSERVDRSEVIGDRLKEAQHINKSLSALGDVIFALSQKSSHVPYRNSKLTQVLQSSLGGQAKTLMFVQLNPETSSYSESLSTLKFAERVAGVELGAARSNKEGRDVRELMEQVASLKDTIAKKDGEIERLLKNDVHSEKRGTGSFSHKHSEAELQKSMHDIKHQNDFLRQSKVAGGDIGQHKHADAEMLAFGDADSEEKLSDMSDGGLSAGTETDGSADSMNYPESAKSDNSERPKRLSRIPRPSLKPGQTSTSPASGSKSSPKVPPGLRKSNSSSSLKPSSKRWQ